The Nakamurella antarctica genomic interval GGGGTGTGTGCCGCTGCCGTCGTGTTGCCGACAGCACGTTCCAGGTTCCACCAAAGATCCCCAGCAACACGTAGGCACTCAGCGCGATCGCAGGGGTGACAAACATGCCCATCACGAGCATCGAGAGGCCCAAACCGACAATGGCAGAACCCAGGAGGGTGCTACTGGCAAATCGCCGGCTCAACCGGGCAACAATCACCGTCGCGATCAACGTTCCCACTGAGTAGGCGGCAAGCAGTGTGGGGTACACCGCTTCCGACATGTTCAACGACGTCCGAGCGTAGAGAACAAGCACCGCATCCGTAGCTGCATTGGCAACGGCAAGCACCGCTACGGTGAGCACCAATGTGCGAAGAACCCGATGCCTGAACAGGAACACCAGCCCGTCGCGAATTTCCTGCAACCGCGCTCGCAGATCGGATCTCTTACCGACGTGAGATCCGTCCACTCCCTCACCTGCCGTGAGAGTGGCTGCGGCGACAGCGCGAATTCGACGAATCAGACCGGCGGACACTACGAACGCCAACCCGCTCACCGCAAACGGTAACCACGGTTGGAGGATGAACAAAAGTCCAGCCAGCAGTGGTCCAGCCAAGTCCAACGCAAGCGTTTCGACGGTGACAAACCGGGCATTGGCCTGCTCCAGCTGTTGGGTCGGTACGACGTGCAGCATCAAAGACTGGGTTGCGCCGTCGGCAAATGTTTCTGCGGCGGTAATCAGAAACCCGAAGACGCACAACACTAAAATGTTGACCGAGTGCGCAACAACCACCGCGACCAAACCCAGCGTCAACGCGGCTCGGACGAGGTGCGCGGCAATGATGACACGGTTCGGAGAGAGCCTGTCTACGATTGCGCCAGCAGGCAGCGCGATCAGCAACCAAGGCAGGCTGGCAATGGCGGCAACTGCGGCAACTGCGGCGGGGCTGGGGTTGGTGGCGAGCGCCAACAGCGGAAGTGCCACCACGCGCAAACCATCACCCGACAGGGAAGCTGCCCAGGCGACCAGAAGCGATCGAAAGTCACGTGGCAATCCGGGAGCGCTATGATGCCGTCGATCCGCGCTCAATCCGTCCCCCTGCCACTTGTCTGTTACCTTCTGTACCCCCGCATGATGGAGCGTAGCGGCTTCGTTGATGCGGGAATCTACCCATCCCCACTCTTACGGCTCTCGGTTCTGCTTTCGTCATTCGGGTGGCTGCACGATTAGGCAGTCCGGGCTGAGCCGCTACAGCGATCTCACACTTCGAAATCATTTGGGTGATTTTTCCAAAAACACCTTTAGTCTGTTTGGGTCATCTCCGAGTGAACTCTGAGACTTTTGTTACATCTCTTAGGCTTCTTACCCCTCATCTCGTCACGCGCAGTGAGGTAGATGATAATTTCGACGAAACCTCGCTGTTTTCTACGGCTACACTCCTGACAGGAGCCCGAAAACACTGCTGTGCGTGACAAGTTGCTCACCCAGCTGATACAATTTGACTCCAAAGTATGAACATCCGTCTCAATCATTCTAGGTACTGGAGATCGACATGTCTGAATCCCGTGGAACCCGCGTTGGCCGTGGCACCCGTGTCGGTCGTGGCACCCGCGTCGGTCGTGGCACCCGCGTCGGTCGTGGCACCCGCGTCGGTCGTGGCACCCGCGTCGGTCGTGGCACCCGCGTCGGCTAAGCCTTAGCCTCATTCGGCTTTACCATCCGTTCCGAGAATGCGTCCTCTGGCGCTGGGACCTCGAGAGTTGTAACTCGGAACGCCGAAACCCCGGTAGCTAGTTCGTCATTGTGACGTGAGCGCGCCTACCTGCGCAAAATCTAGCTTTTTACTCATGCAGCTGCACCGGCGAGCCACGGCTCCCATAGTGGGTCAGCTTCATCAACGAGCCAGAGATGCCCGCCTGGCGTGTGTTGTGGGGGGCGAGGCGTGATTCGAAGATGCCATCCCAGCTCATCCAAAGTCCTATCGGCTTTACGGGTGTTGCACCGCGAGCAACACGCGACGCAGTTTTCCCAGGTGTGCTTACCGCCCCGCGATCTCGGGATCACATGGTCCACAGTCTCTCCTTTCCCTCCGCAGTAGGCACACGCCTTTTTGTCTCGTCGGAGTATCCCCGCACGCGTCACTGAGCTTGGAGCTCTATAAGGCACGCGAACATAACGGTTCAGCCTCACGACTGCGGGAAGTTGGATTACTAGACGCGCAGAGTGCACGGCCGATCCATCACGATCAAAAATGCTGACTGCCTTCCCAGCCAGGATGAGCACCAACGCCCTCTTGCTGGTTACCACTGCTAACGGTTCATGGGTGGCATTGAGCAACAACACCCGAGGTAGCGGCGACGTCCCCGGGTCTGGGTTTCCTCGTGTGGGGTCACAGCCCGGATCCATGCGCTGTGAAGCTCGATCCACTGACGATAGAGTCCCTAGAGCGCGATTTTTACTCGCCTCAGCTCTGTTGACACTGCGGCGAACGCCCATCGGCAGCTCTCTTCCCTACTCCGCTAGGCCGGTCGGCCCACCTCGTCTCGCGAGATCCGAGGAGCTCGTTATTCCTAGTCAACAGGTTTCTGGCCCGACATGCGAGAGTTTTTTCGGAAGACCCAGTTTCGCGGTGGCAAAAATTGCTGATGCCTGCGATGACTCACATGGAAGGCATGCTGACTAACGTAAACCCCTAGGCCAGTTCAGCGACGCTCCTCAAGAGCCCAGCGACCCTCCATACCTCCCATCACCGAGCGCCAGCGAAAAGGAACCAGCACCTTATGCTGCAGACAATTACCGAAACTGTCGCGCCGGTGTGTGCAGCGAAGCTGGGAACCTGGTGCAACCGGGTGTGGGAGTGGTGGCAAGTGGGGTGGATCGCGGAGGCAGCGGATGCGATTGTGCGCCCGGGGCTTCACATCATGCTGATTATCGTGATCGCTCTTATCGCCAGGACGCTAGTGAACAGATCCATCAAGCGCGTGGCGAACATGTCTTCGACCAGCTCGACGCCGGGCTTGCTTCGGCCACTGCGAGACCGCGCGGATGCATTCTTGGGACCCACCACTGTGGTGAGACGCAGGGAAAGGGCGCAATCGATCGGATCACTACTGCGATCCATGTCGTCATTTGTGATTGTGGTCGTCAGTTTCATGCTTATTCTTGCCGAGCTGGGTATCAACCTTGCCCCGCTGCTCACCAGCGCCGGAATAGCGGGTGTGGCACTGGGTTTCGGCGCCCAGAACCTCGTCAAGGATTTCCTGGCTGGAATCGCCATGATTCTGGAAGATCAGTACGGAGTCGGAGACGTCGTGGATCTCGGCTCGGCTACGGGCACCGTCGTTTCCGTGGGACTACGCACCAGCGCGCTCCGCGGGACGGATGGGACTATCTGGTACGTCCGCAACGGCGAGGTCCTTCGAGTGGGCAACTCCAGTCAGGGCGAGGCAGTCGTCAATATCGATCTGCCCTTGTCCTACGACTCCGACGCTGCGCAGGCGGGCCAGATAGCAGTCGACCAAGCCGCAATCGTGGCTCAACAACCGGAATTCATCGACGCCATTATCTCCGCGCCCGTAATGCTCGGCATTGTTTCCATGACTTCCGACACCGTCATGATCCGGCTCAGCACAACGGTGCGAACTGGCTCCCAGTGGGCCTACGGCAGGGCTGCCCGCGGCGCGATCAAAACGGCCTACGACGAAGCAGGAATCAAAGCACCCATGACCCTGGTGTTGCCGCCACCATCGCCTGGCAGCCGACCATAAGCATGCAATTTCCTATCCTGATGACTCCGAGAGGACAATGGAAGGCGTGAGCAGCCCAGGAACTTTCTACGACGAGGTCGGCGGCGCTAGCACCTTCCAGTCGATCGTCCATCGCTTCTACGCGATCGTGGCGGTCGACCCAATTCTGCGCCCCTTGTACCCGGAGGAAGACCTTGGCCCGGCGCAGGACAGATTCACCATGTTCCTGGCCCAATATTGGGGCGGTCCAAGAACCTACTCGGATCAGCGGGGGCATCCGAGGTTGAGAATGCGCCACGCGCCGTTCATTATCGGAGTGATCGAACGGGATGCGTGGCTGGCTGCGATGCGCGTGGCCTTGGACGGAGTCACCCTCACTGCCGAACAGGATCAACGCTTCTGGGATTACTTGGTGATGGCGGCCGATTCCATGGTCAACAGCCCGTCGCCCAGCCACTAGGGACTGTTGCAGCAGCTCCGCTCCCACCGCGTCTGCTTGTGAGCATGCTGGGCCAGCTGGCAAGATGACTACCTGTGACTTCTCCCGCCAACAGTTCAGCAGCCTCCTCCTCAACCTCCGCTTGGTGGTCCGGGACCGTCGGGTACCAGGTGTACATCAGGAGTTTTGCGGATTCGAACGGCGACGGCGTCGGTGATTTGAGGGGTATTCGTGAACATTTGGGATACCTCGAGCTCATCGGCGTCAAGACCATTTGGATTACCCCCTTCTATCCGTCTCCGATGAACGATGCCGGCTACGACGTATCGGATCCTCGCGATATTGATCCGAGTTTCGGCACGCTGGCCGACCTCGACGAGTTGGTCGCCGAAATACACGATCGAGGCATGAAGTTGCTCATCGATGTGGTGCCCAACCACTCCTCATCAGAGCACCCCTGGTTTGTCGAAGCTCTCGCTGCGGAGCCGGGGAGCGCGGCGCGGGACCGCTATATTTTTCGAGAGGGGAAAGGCCCCGAAGGCGCGGAGCCCCCCAATAACTGGAAGTCAATTTTTGGCGGCTCAGTCTGGCAGCGAGTGCCTGACGGCCAGTGGTATCTGCATATTTTCGACGCGTCTCAGCCCGACTTCAATTGGGATAACCCGGATGTCCGAGAAGACCTCGGGACCACTCTGCGTTTCTGGTTCGACCGCGGTATCGATGGTCTTCGCATCGACGTCGCCCACGGGATGGCTAAACCCGAGGGTCTACCTGACGTCCCTGCCGATTCCCCCGTCGCCCACGCCGTCCACCACGACGGCGGCGGAGTTATTCCAGTAGCCGAAGGCGCGTCCGATCCACGATTCGACAACGACGGCGTGCACGACATCCACCGCTATATCCGCAGCGTGGTCGACGAGTACACACAGCGCGCCTCTATCGGCGAGGTCTGGGTGGCTGATCCCGCTCGTTTCGCCGACTATCTGCGTCCTGACGAGCTACATCAAGCTTTTAGTTTTGGTCTCACCGAGGTGGCCTTCGATGCGGAGCAGATCGTGGCCGCTATCACGCGAGAATTGGCCACTGTCGCGTCAGTGGGCAAAGTGCCCGCCTGGACGTTGTCCAATCACGACCTCACCAGGCCTGCCACGCGGTACGGCGACGGTGAACTCGGCAGAATGCGGGCACGGGCCATGTTGCTTGTCGAGATGGCATTGCCAGGGGCGTTCTACCTGTATAACGGTGAAGAACTGGGATTACCGAACATAGAAATTCCCGACGGAGCCTTGCAGGATCCAACGTGGGAGCGCAGTGGGCATACTGAGCGTGGCCGCGACGGCGCACGATTGCCGCTGCCGTGGGACGGCGAAAAGCCTCCATTCGGTTTTTCCACCAACGCACATCCATGGCTGCCCAGCCCGGTGGAATATGCGCCCTTAACAGTGGAAAAGCAGCTGGAGGATCCTCACTCCACACTGAACTTGGTGCGGCTGGCGATCGAAATTCGCGAAAGCAACCCTGCACTCTCCGGCGATCACATTGATTGGTACGGGGCGCCTGCAGGCTGCTTCGCCTTCCGCCGTTCTGGCGGATTGGTCTGCGCGCTTAACAGCAGCGATGTCGCAATTGACTTACCACCGGGGGACGTAGTGGTTTCGTCGATACCCCTCGTCGATGGTCAGCTGCCACCCAACGCTGCCGTCTGGCTGGTCTGAGAGGTCAAAACAGCAGCGGCAGCAACGAATGACGGCGGCGAACGACGGCGCCATAGGTGGAGTCGAGCCGAAGCCAGGAGTCAGTCGCGTACACCGTTACGGCATCGGTGCCGACGCCGGCAAAACCCATGCCGGACAACGCAAACAGGCACCGCATCGGGATAATCACCTTCATTCCTTCGCCGCTGACAGTGAGGACTTCCGAGTCAAGAAGCGATGACGACGTGCCACCGGCCGGGCTGATGCTGTCCTTTGCCGCAATATTTCCCGCTTCTGTGAGCTCGACAATCACCGAACCAGGAATCTGGTCTACGGCAACCCATCCAGTCAACGGAGGCAGCTGAGAGCGCCACAGTCCGTCAACCACCGGTCCAGGGTCCACCTGATCTGCGCGCGAAATGCTTAACGCGGGCAGCAAATTCGAACCGCGAACCGTGACATCGCTGGGTTCCACCAGCCCACCCACGCTTCTGGTCACCATGGCGTCGAACGGAGTGGTGGCCCAGAGTTGGATCCGCGAGGCTAGCGCCATATTGCGCATCCGCACCACCACCTCGGGATCCATCCGTACCGCTCTGGCCACGAAGGCACCCGCGTCCGCACGGTCTCCAGAGTCTGTGATGGTGACACGCGCGGTCCCCGGGTAGATGCCGCTGGAGTCCGTGCCCGTCATCGGTCAGCCCCCGTCAACCCCGGTGTACCCACGACGGGGCCAGCATGTGGGGCGGCGAAGCGGGCGAGGAAGGTGCGCTCGGCCTCGCCCAGTCGCCGCGGCCGCCCATCTGCGAGTTCGATGGGCACGAGGACAGTGGAGGCGAGCGCAACTACCTCGTTATCCGAGGTCACGACGTAATCCACCGTGAACGAGGCGGAGCCGACGTGTGAAACACCCAACGACACCACCGCTGGTGGGCCCATCAGGATGGGGCGTTTGTAGTCGATACGCAGCGCAGCCACAACAATCGCCTTTATCAACAGATCCGCGCCATGGCGCGGTGCATCCACCCATAACCAATCGACCCGCGCTTCCTCCAGCAACGTGACCACTCGGGCGTTGTTGACGTGCCCTTGGGCGTCGAGGTCGGAGTACCGGACCCGCACCTCACTCACATACCGCTCTGGCACAGGTTCTCCTTTAACACTCCCGTGCGGGGTGCACGGCAGGTAGCGCTCTTAGTGAACCTAGTGTGGCCCACCTCGGGGGTGCGGTAGCTACCGAACCAGCGAATTGATCTCCCTCGCTGCCACTGACAGCGCGGCCAGGTTGTTAGCTCCCGACCCCGCAATTTGGCCCAGCGTTCGGCGCGCCCGCTCCAAACGGAATCGGTTGTCCTGCTCCCATTGGTCGATCTTTGACTGCGCGCCGACCTCCGGGCTGCTGCTGGACAAGACATCGGCCACGATGGCTCGCAATGAGCTGTACAGACCATCACGCACAGCCTGGCGTGCCAACGCGTGCCATCGATCGCCCCGGTCCAACGCCGAAACAGACGACAGGATGTTATCTAGACCCAGATGAGCCGACAGCGCGAAGTACAACTCCGCCACCTCCTGCGGTTCACGCCCAGATGCGATGGCGACATCAACCACATCGAGCAGGCTGAAGGTGAACAGAGCGTATGCCACTCGGTGTGCGAGATCAGCTGGTGCGCCGAGGTTCTGCAGACGCACCACATCTGCGTGGACGGTTTCGTGCTCGACTCCAACGAGCAGTCTAGGCATCCGTGGCGTCAACGCGTGCACGATCGCCGCGTAGCGCTCGATTTCTGCGGTGACATCCAGCGGTTGAGGACGGGAGGAGAGGAACCACCGCGCGGCGCGGTCAAGCAGTCGCCGAGTCTCAAGCGTCAACCGATCTTGGACAGCAGCGGGCACCACGTTGTTCACCTCGGCAATATCGGCCCACAACTCAGGCAGCCCAAATACTTTGGTGGTAGTCCGGTAGCTGCGAATCGAGTCGATCGCGGTGGCGGCCACTTCCTCCGTCAACCGGTAGACGAACGATAATCCGCCACCGTTGACTACCTCGTTAGCCGTCATGGTGGTGACAATTTCGCGACGAAGAGGATGGGCGGCAATAGCTTCCCCGTAACCGTCGCGCATCTGCTGCGGAAAGTAATCCGGCAGCTGGTCGGCGAAGGCGGACAGTTCCGGGAGTTCGGATCTGATCATTTCTTTGGATAGGTCTGCTTTCACATACGACAACAGCACACTCAGTTCTGG includes:
- a CDS encoding MFS transporter; protein product: MSADRRHHSAPGLPRDFRSLLVAWAASLSGDGLRVVALPLLALATNPSPAAVAAVAAIASLPWLLIALPAGAIVDRLSPNRVIIAAHLVRAALTLGLVAVVVAHSVNILVLCVFGFLITAAETFADGATQSLMLHVVPTQQLEQANARFVTVETLALDLAGPLLAGLLFILQPWLPFAVSGLAFVVSAGLIRRIRAVAAATLTAGEGVDGSHVGKRSDLRARLQEIRDGLVFLFRHRVLRTLVLTVAVLAVANAATDAVLVLYARTSLNMSEAVYPTLLAAYSVGTLIATVIVARLSRRFASSTLLGSAIVGLGLSMLVMGMFVTPAIALSAYVLLGIFGGTWNVLSATRRQRHTPRAIVARVSSAFRVVAWGVIPVGAALGGGVASQWSVPTVFVSAGVLTLLLAVVVIPALARQERLAH
- a CDS encoding HNH endonuclease produces the protein MGVRRSVNRAEASKNRALGTLSSVDRASQRMDPGCDPTRGNPDPGTSPLPRVLLLNATHEPLAVVTSKRALVLILAGKAVSIFDRDGSAVHSARLVIQLPAVVRLNRYVRVPYRAPSSVTRAGILRRDKKACAYCGGKGETVDHVIPRSRGGKHTWENCVACCSRCNTRKADRTLDELGWHLRITPRPPQHTPGGHLWLVDEADPLWEPWLAGAAA
- a CDS encoding mechanosensitive ion channel family protein, whose translation is MLQTITETVAPVCAAKLGTWCNRVWEWWQVGWIAEAADAIVRPGLHIMLIIVIALIARTLVNRSIKRVANMSSTSSTPGLLRPLRDRADAFLGPTTVVRRRERAQSIGSLLRSMSSFVIVVVSFMLILAELGINLAPLLTSAGIAGVALGFGAQNLVKDFLAGIAMILEDQYGVGDVVDLGSATGTVVSVGLRTSALRGTDGTIWYVRNGEVLRVGNSSQGEAVVNIDLPLSYDSDAAQAGQIAVDQAAIVAQQPEFIDAIISAPVMLGIVSMTSDTVMIRLSTTVRTGSQWAYGRAARGAIKTAYDEAGIKAPMTLVLPPPSPGSRP
- a CDS encoding globin, which codes for MEGVSSPGTFYDEVGGASTFQSIVHRFYAIVAVDPILRPLYPEEDLGPAQDRFTMFLAQYWGGPRTYSDQRGHPRLRMRHAPFIIGVIERDAWLAAMRVALDGVTLTAEQDQRFWDYLVMAADSMVNSPSPSH
- a CDS encoding glycoside hydrolase family 13 protein, coding for MTSPANSSAASSSTSAWWSGTVGYQVYIRSFADSNGDGVGDLRGIREHLGYLELIGVKTIWITPFYPSPMNDAGYDVSDPRDIDPSFGTLADLDELVAEIHDRGMKLLIDVVPNHSSSEHPWFVEALAAEPGSAARDRYIFREGKGPEGAEPPNNWKSIFGGSVWQRVPDGQWYLHIFDASQPDFNWDNPDVREDLGTTLRFWFDRGIDGLRIDVAHGMAKPEGLPDVPADSPVAHAVHHDGGGVIPVAEGASDPRFDNDGVHDIHRYIRSVVDEYTQRASIGEVWVADPARFADYLRPDELHQAFSFGLTEVAFDAEQIVAAITRELATVASVGKVPAWTLSNHDLTRPATRYGDGELGRMRARAMLLVEMALPGAFYLYNGEELGLPNIEIPDGALQDPTWERSGHTERGRDGARLPLPWDGEKPPFGFSTNAHPWLPSPVEYAPLTVEKQLEDPHSTLNLVRLAIEIRESNPALSGDHIDWYGAPAGCFAFRRSGGLVCALNSSDVAIDLPPGDVVVSSIPLVDGQLPPNAAVWLV
- a CDS encoding acyl-CoA thioesterase, producing the protein MPERYVSEVRVRYSDLDAQGHVNNARVVTLLEEARVDWLWVDAPRHGADLLIKAIVVAALRIDYKRPILMGPPAVVSLGVSHVGSASFTVDYVVTSDNEVVALASTVLVPIELADGRPRRLGEAERTFLARFAAPHAGPVVGTPGLTGADR